The proteins below come from a single Gordonia pseudamarae genomic window:
- a CDS encoding antibiotic biosynthesis monooxygenase family protein produces the protein MSIASTPDPPYTAVIFTSIRTDGDNGYAAASEAMDRLAAQQPGYLGVESAREDVGITVSYWASPEAAHAWKRVVDHRVVQKRGREEWYAQYQVRIATVEREYGYSADRSDSARRTTLTLAEQVLP, from the coding sequence GTGAGCATCGCATCGACGCCGGACCCGCCGTACACGGCGGTGATCTTCACTTCGATCCGCACCGACGGCGACAACGGTTACGCGGCCGCCTCCGAGGCGATGGACCGGCTTGCCGCGCAGCAGCCCGGATACCTCGGAGTCGAGTCCGCACGCGAGGACGTCGGAATCACCGTCTCGTACTGGGCATCTCCCGAGGCCGCGCATGCCTGGAAACGTGTCGTCGACCATCGGGTCGTCCAGAAGCGTGGCCGTGAGGAGTGGTACGCGCAGTATCAGGTGCGGATCGCGACGGTCGAACGCGAGTACGGTTACTCAGCCGACCGGTCCGACTCGGCTCGACGTACGACATTGACGTTGGCCGAGCAGGTCCTCCCCTAA
- a CDS encoding TetR/AcrR family transcriptional regulator: MTNSASLNRTRIVDAAVSLLEHEGAAGLSMRRLAEVLDSKPMTLYHYVPNKSTLLALAMSEVAARMDFLDPQGPPRERMIAVAMDMYERLSEVPWIVDILRQGTVTGIPALAIVDRFFTAAAELGADDQTCLDLWRAVWYLVIAQINWDGVVAARRGGERSWYQDVDPADVATMPRVAAMLPRWGDLAAGFELSKAVAAQIDGTFTSR; the protein is encoded by the coding sequence GTGACCAACTCCGCTTCGCTGAACCGGACTCGCATCGTCGACGCCGCGGTGAGTCTGCTCGAACACGAGGGTGCCGCGGGGCTGAGCATGCGCCGACTCGCCGAGGTGCTCGATTCCAAACCGATGACGCTCTACCACTACGTCCCCAACAAGTCGACACTGCTTGCCCTGGCGATGTCGGAGGTCGCGGCGCGGATGGATTTCCTCGACCCGCAGGGCCCCCCGCGGGAACGGATGATCGCCGTCGCGATGGACATGTACGAACGGCTCTCCGAGGTCCCGTGGATCGTCGACATCCTGCGCCAGGGCACGGTCACCGGTATTCCGGCACTCGCCATTGTCGATCGGTTCTTCACCGCGGCCGCTGAACTCGGCGCCGACGACCAGACGTGCCTGGACCTGTGGCGGGCCGTCTGGTACCTGGTGATCGCACAGATCAACTGGGACGGGGTGGTCGCAGCCCGTCGCGGCGGCGAACGGTCCTGGTACCAGGACGTCGACCCGGCGGATGTGGCGACTATGCCGCGGGTGGCGGCGATGCTGCCTCGCTGGGGTGACCTGGCGGCGGGCTTCGAGCTGAGCAAGGCCGTCGCAGCTCAGATCGACGGAACGTTCACCTCCCGATGA
- a CDS encoding extracellular catalytic domain type 1 short-chain-length polyhydroxyalkanoate depolymerase, producing the protein MRGYSRFLVIVVMIAGALLAMARVVPDGEAAPTLAVGSSAYSMSFGGQDRHYRVYRPATIAARAPLVVVLHGGAGSARQAERDYGWNRQAQAGRFIVAYPDAVRRSWNAGTCCGPAASARLDDVGFVEAVVRQVARRAPIDPRRVYVTGMSNGAMLALRIACEASTFAAVAPVAGTLVTACPAPRRLSLLQIHGTADPRVPYGGGPGQGRRIDGDARVDGPAVPVINARFRAANTCAPPRRTVAGVVTTLGAQCPGGREVRLVSIDGGRHVWPTSSYDATAMIWQFFAANPR; encoded by the coding sequence ATGCGCGGATACTCTCGGTTTCTCGTTATCGTCGTGATGATCGCTGGTGCCTTGCTCGCGATGGCTCGGGTCGTACCCGATGGTGAAGCAGCGCCGACCCTAGCAGTCGGATCGTCCGCCTATTCGATGAGTTTCGGCGGCCAGGACCGTCACTACCGGGTGTATCGTCCGGCGACGATCGCAGCCCGTGCGCCGCTGGTGGTCGTACTGCACGGCGGAGCCGGATCCGCACGTCAGGCCGAACGCGACTACGGCTGGAACCGCCAGGCTCAAGCCGGTCGGTTCATCGTCGCCTATCCCGATGCGGTGCGCAGGTCGTGGAATGCGGGAACGTGTTGTGGCCCGGCCGCGTCGGCGAGGCTGGACGATGTGGGGTTTGTTGAGGCGGTGGTGCGTCAGGTCGCCCGTCGCGCCCCGATCGACCCCCGCCGGGTATACGTGACCGGAATGTCCAACGGGGCCATGCTGGCACTGCGGATAGCGTGTGAAGCAAGCACATTTGCCGCGGTCGCACCGGTGGCCGGAACTCTGGTAACGGCGTGCCCGGCCCCGCGACGGCTCTCGCTCCTGCAGATCCATGGGACCGCCGATCCGCGGGTGCCGTACGGGGGTGGTCCCGGGCAGGGGCGCCGCATCGATGGGGATGCGCGTGTCGACGGACCGGCGGTCCCCGTGATCAACGCGAGGTTCCGGGCGGCCAACACCTGCGCACCGCCACGTCGCACGGTGGCCGGGGTGGTCACCACGTTGGGCGCACAATGCCCCGGTGGCCGTGAGGTGCGGCTGGTGAGTATCGACGGTGGCCGACATGTCTGGCCGACGTCGAGCTACGACGCCACGGCCATGATCTGGCAGTTCTTTGCCGCCAATCCACGCTGA
- a CDS encoding MFS transporter — translation MLIATVFILQFLVALDMSLVNIALPDIRTDLGFSESGLQWVVSAYLLSFAGFLLVGGRLGDLWGRRRIILTGLTGFAVASIAGGLATGPALLIAARVAQGLAGALLAPAALALVATIADDRSRARAMGVWGGAGAAGGAVGVVASGLLTDWFDWRAVMLVNVPIVLIALVTAVVSVHDGERGHGRIDLLGGILVTGGLAVLVYAVTAAGDHGWGSAHTLVGFGAALILLTGFGFTEWRGDHPMMPIRVLATRSILGANVFGFMLAAGQLAAFYFCSLYVQTVWGTDPDLAGVLFLPFCFFVVLGIAIATKVVKVFGPRNTITVLGLVGALGLALFARLPDDFDFWLGIFLPSMVAATGIGGSMMLVGVAGTSGVDPSDAGVASGVLNSSRQLGGTIGLAVLVTIAAQYTDVATGLRAGLGIGALFLVAGSVAAWLILPRTGASGRTDDPAATPS, via the coding sequence ATGCTGATCGCGACGGTATTCATCCTGCAGTTCCTGGTAGCGCTCGATATGTCGCTGGTCAATATCGCCCTCCCCGACATCCGCACCGATCTCGGCTTCAGCGAGAGCGGCCTGCAATGGGTGGTGAGCGCCTACCTTCTCAGCTTCGCCGGGTTCCTGCTGGTCGGCGGACGTCTCGGTGACCTGTGGGGCCGACGCCGGATCATCCTGACCGGTCTGACCGGCTTCGCCGTCGCCAGCATCGCCGGTGGCCTCGCCACGGGTCCGGCACTGTTGATCGCCGCCCGGGTGGCACAGGGCCTGGCCGGTGCGCTGCTCGCACCCGCCGCCCTCGCCCTCGTCGCCACCATTGCCGACGACCGTTCGCGTGCCAGGGCGATGGGTGTGTGGGGCGGTGCCGGCGCCGCGGGCGGTGCGGTCGGGGTGGTGGCCAGCGGCCTGCTCACCGACTGGTTCGACTGGCGGGCGGTGATGCTCGTGAACGTTCCCATAGTGCTGATCGCGCTGGTCACCGCAGTGGTGAGCGTGCATGACGGCGAACGCGGACACGGGCGGATCGACCTCCTCGGTGGCATTCTGGTGACCGGTGGTCTGGCAGTGCTCGTCTACGCCGTGACCGCGGCCGGCGACCACGGTTGGGGCTCGGCCCATACCCTGGTCGGCTTCGGCGCGGCCCTGATCCTGTTGACCGGATTCGGGTTCACCGAGTGGCGCGGCGACCACCCGATGATGCCGATCCGGGTACTGGCCACCCGAAGTATCCTGGGTGCCAACGTGTTCGGCTTCATGTTGGCCGCCGGGCAACTGGCGGCGTTCTACTTCTGTTCGCTCTATGTGCAGACCGTGTGGGGCACCGACCCCGACCTCGCGGGCGTGTTGTTCCTGCCGTTCTGCTTCTTCGTGGTCCTCGGCATCGCCATCGCGACCAAGGTGGTGAAGGTGTTCGGACCACGCAACACGATCACCGTGCTCGGACTGGTCGGCGCGCTCGGACTGGCGTTGTTCGCGCGTCTCCCGGATGACTTCGACTTCTGGCTGGGGATCTTCCTGCCGTCGATGGTCGCCGCCACGGGTATCGGCGGGTCGATGATGCTGGTCGGTGTGGCCGGGACCAGCGGTGTCGACCCCTCCGACGCCGGTGTCGCCTCCGGTGTGCTGAACAGTTCACGCCAGCTCGGCGGCACCATCGGCCTTGCTGTGCTCGTCACGATTGCCGCCCAATACACCGACGTCGCAACCGGATTACGGGCCGGTCTGGGAATCGGCGCGCTGTTCCTGGTTGCCGGCTCTGTGGCCGCCTGGTTGATCCTGCCGCGCACCGGCGCATCCGGCCGGACGGACGATCCGGCGGCAACACCGTCCTGA
- a CDS encoding beta-ketoacyl-ACP synthase III yields the protein MVTFATPTGTSNIGILGIGAYRPQRLVTNDEICANIDVDSEWIYTRTGIKTRRFCGRDENITTMSVAAGRAALANSGLTGADVDALILATSTHGRCIPSAAPPVATAVGANGVPAMDLSVGCAGFGYAMSVAQDMIRAGSATRVLIIGAEEISMSLDMTDQGNAFIFGDGAGAVVVGPTPTRQMGPVVWGSEGSQSELIQQSMDWKDYLLGASHTDRPYMRMNGTAVFRWAAFEMGKVARRTLEVTGLTAEDIDVFVPHQANARINELLARNLKLREGVPVADDIEYTGNTAAASIPLAMYELLKSGRAKPGDTALLLGYGAGLSYSGQIVAMPPAPVV from the coding sequence ATGGTCACGTTCGCGACGCCAACCGGCACCAGCAACATCGGCATCCTCGGCATCGGCGCGTACCGGCCCCAACGGCTGGTCACCAACGACGAGATCTGCGCGAACATCGATGTGGACAGCGAGTGGATCTACACCCGCACCGGGATCAAGACCCGCAGGTTCTGCGGCCGCGACGAGAACATCACCACCATGTCCGTGGCGGCGGGCCGGGCCGCGCTGGCCAACTCGGGCCTGACCGGTGCCGACGTCGACGCACTCATCCTGGCCACCAGCACCCACGGCCGCTGCATCCCGTCGGCCGCGCCGCCGGTGGCCACCGCGGTGGGCGCCAACGGTGTTCCCGCCATGGACCTGAGTGTCGGTTGTGCCGGTTTCGGCTATGCGATGTCGGTCGCCCAGGACATGATCCGGGCGGGCAGCGCCACCCGTGTTCTCATCATCGGTGCCGAGGAGATCTCGATGTCACTGGACATGACGGACCAGGGCAACGCGTTCATCTTCGGCGACGGTGCCGGTGCGGTCGTCGTCGGCCCCACCCCCACCCGGCAGATGGGCCCGGTGGTGTGGGGAAGCGAAGGTTCGCAGAGCGAGCTGATCCAGCAGTCGATGGACTGGAAGGACTACCTGCTCGGCGCCAGCCACACCGACCGCCCGTACATGCGGATGAACGGTACCGCAGTGTTCCGCTGGGCTGCCTTCGAGATGGGCAAGGTGGCCCGGCGCACCCTGGAGGTCACCGGCCTCACCGCCGAGGACATCGACGTCTTCGTCCCTCACCAGGCCAACGCCCGCATCAACGAACTGCTGGCCCGCAACCTCAAACTGCGCGAGGGTGTGCCCGTCGCCGACGACATCGAATACACCGGCAACACCGCCGCCGCATCGATCCCACTCGCCATGTACGAGCTGCTCAAGTCCGGCCGCGCCAAGCCCGGCGACACCGCGCTGCTGCTCGGTTACGGTGCCGGGCTGAGCTATTCGGGGCAGATCGTCGCGATGCCCCCGGCACCGGTCGTCTGA
- a CDS encoding beta-ketoacyl synthase N-terminal-like domain-containing protein — protein MSNAPIAATPIAIVGRSCLLPGAPTPQDLFEATLAGRSLLTPTPRDHWRGVDPAALAASDKSGLRVASATGGNVADTLLDLSDFAALIPDFDRLDPLVGWLGHCARQALPGQETVPRTGLIVGNLSYPSTLNTAFVESVWSGADDVDPRNRFSSGLPVHLVAGALGIDGPAYALDAACASSLYAIKLACDALRDGEADLMLTGGVNGADDLFLHLGFTSLRALSPSGRSRPFHAEADGLVPSAGAALVALKRLADAERDGDHILGVIRGVGLSNDGRQSGILAPAASGQTAAMRDALAQAGLTPADVDYVDCHATGTVLGDATELESLREAYGDAPLKLGALKGNLGHTITVSGAASLVNVLSAMEAGTLPPSLCDTQTPALADTPFTLVTEPTRWDGAVKTAAVSNFGFGGNNAHLIVQNYVPAEHRAPAVPPAPPAGDIVICGLGAVTGDTADADDFRRRALGAEAEPSALDQVQLELVGLGFPPSELKGSLAQQTTVLAASAQALREISTEGDRTGVVIGMGCDAMIGRQRLRVLHADDDAWLTANAASAPQLTADGVVGTMPNIPANRIHAQRDFRGFGFTVSSEELSGITALKVAARALRSGELDTVVAGAVDLCREPAHERAADAVTGAAGQHGDAAVVFVLKRRADAVAAGEPILAVLETDTPDTDTPGAETRDAETRDAETRDAESAAFAHDGFTQARFGRTHAASAAVEIAAQVMALGSRVRVEASGAQPAPGRDSAQVRVAALGGRTDSIGVRVDVDAPAPLARGPLPISERYAAASRAELLEALRRAEPGGDGPVRCAVVADNPDTLAVLRRGAADQLARGDAPAGPGILFAEAPISGEIGFAFTGAAAAYPGAGREMLLAWPEVAEALAHRFPGGADLVPQLHGDDITGLDAYFQLTGCAVVCQTQAEFSRTVLGLQPSAAIGLSSGETNSLMAFGVWRDLQPMLAEIVESGMYGQQITGECRIAGEAWGNGSTPTDWECWRISAPREQIDAALAAEPRAYMTIVQAPDDCVIGGDPQACKRVIEALGNPPNMYLGLDMVIHCEAMTPFTDVWHRIHSRETFEAPGIRFYSNGHAGAYTPTREAAADAITRQALEPIDFPATVRQAYDDGVRVFIEHGPRGTLTAAITKILGDRPHLAVALDAQERRGLRALAEAVSKLWVHGVPVALEGFDNRIAVLRDQQDTDAAAGARTLSFAGHWPDIVDGAAPSAAPAQRPATVPARSSVAPPQHTAIKTKVLEPVTVSPATVLSAQNESAPMSAPDAVGVSAVAADTTPAQHMAPAPSYPPAVTLPQTVVTQTEYVSVPGAAGAPAAPAAAVGDQTAAALGVVEAVSGAQSAFVERQAQAHAAFLETRAAMLAMVARRRGELPGRIVAGAVAPSPVVTAPAVTAPALNTAVSAPAPQAVPAPQSVPASQAAPAPASPAPAVKAPAPQAPAAPAPAAPAPAAPEKVLFTRAQLEVLAGGNISEVFGPEFAEYDQYERLVRMPEPPLLFADRVISIDGEPGTMKTGTIVTETDVDPDAWYMHNGRMSPGVVIESGQADLLLASWLGADFTNRSERVYRLLGCDLTFMGELPKGGETLHYVIHIDGHAKTGDTRLFFFHYDCYIGDRLMISVRNGQAGFFSDAELADSDGVLWDAADDAPREGARRDTPPQVTTKRSFSADELTAYVEGHAYTCFGEGFERAAAHSRTPSLPKGPLRLFDEIAEFDPEGGPWGRGYLRARAHVPADSWFYNGHFKNDPCMPGTLMADAATQALSFAMAAYGFTIEHDGWRFEPVPDEMSRFVCRGQVIPDADHTLDYEVFIEEIVDGPIPTVYAALLCRSDGFKVFHARRFGIRLVPDWPMPPGAPGPVHILEGTTDVRGDYGALLACGRGMPSDAFGELYKPFDGTRRAPRLPDEPYHFVSRIISVDSPPGVPTKGGTCIAEYDVPADAWYLADTHSDAVPLSVLIEILLQPCGWLSSYNGFAANRPDDVLFRNLDGKNITQLRPAKVGTLRVSTTMERFAEGGGSTICFFDVVCTQNDEVVMTMNTAFGFFKPEAMENQVGLKSPQFTLDGLNAEAPVNVEYLGPELSGAPYLHQGRLQVLDRVKFWPGAGEAGLGRAVAIYDVHPEAWFFKAHFFQDPVQPGSLGLEAMQQCARAAARLAGVADGATHFEQVAHDQSFDWSFRGQVTPLAKLARSAVEILSVDTDERGTLVVFNGTFWVDDLCIYETKKMGVRAVRA, from the coding sequence GTGAGCAATGCGCCTATCGCCGCCACCCCGATCGCGATAGTCGGCCGTAGTTGCCTGCTGCCCGGCGCCCCGACACCGCAGGACCTGTTCGAGGCGACCCTGGCAGGCCGCAGCCTGCTCACGCCCACCCCACGCGATCACTGGCGCGGGGTGGACCCGGCGGCGCTGGCCGCCTCGGACAAGTCGGGTTTGCGGGTCGCATCGGCAACCGGCGGCAATGTCGCCGACACGTTGCTGGATCTGAGCGACTTCGCCGCGCTGATTCCCGATTTTGATCGGCTCGACCCGCTGGTGGGGTGGCTGGGGCACTGTGCGCGCCAGGCCCTGCCCGGGCAGGAGACCGTGCCGCGCACCGGCCTGATCGTCGGAAATCTGTCATACCCGTCGACGCTGAACACCGCCTTCGTCGAAAGCGTGTGGTCCGGTGCCGACGATGTGGACCCGCGCAACCGGTTCTCGTCCGGGCTGCCGGTGCACCTGGTTGCCGGGGCTCTCGGGATCGACGGCCCCGCGTACGCCCTCGACGCGGCATGCGCGTCGTCGCTATACGCCATCAAGCTGGCCTGTGACGCCCTTCGCGACGGCGAGGCCGACCTCATGCTGACCGGCGGCGTCAACGGCGCCGACGATCTGTTCCTGCATCTGGGTTTCACCTCGCTGCGCGCGCTGAGCCCGTCGGGCCGGTCGCGGCCGTTCCACGCCGAAGCCGACGGCCTGGTGCCGTCGGCCGGTGCGGCGCTGGTGGCGCTCAAACGCCTCGCCGATGCCGAACGCGACGGCGACCACATCCTCGGAGTGATCCGGGGCGTCGGATTGTCCAACGACGGCAGGCAGAGCGGAATCCTGGCGCCGGCCGCGTCCGGGCAGACCGCCGCCATGCGGGACGCGCTCGCCCAGGCCGGGCTCACCCCGGCGGACGTGGACTATGTGGACTGCCACGCCACCGGCACCGTCCTCGGTGACGCCACCGAACTGGAGAGCCTGCGCGAAGCCTACGGTGACGCGCCGCTCAAACTTGGTGCGCTCAAAGGCAATCTGGGGCACACGATCACCGTCTCGGGTGCCGCGAGCCTGGTCAACGTGCTCTCGGCGATGGAGGCGGGCACCCTGCCGCCCTCGCTGTGCGACACCCAGACCCCGGCGCTGGCCGACACCCCGTTCACCTTGGTCACCGAACCCACCCGGTGGGACGGCGCGGTCAAGACGGCTGCGGTCAGCAACTTCGGGTTCGGCGGCAACAACGCCCACCTGATCGTCCAGAACTATGTTCCGGCCGAACACCGGGCACCGGCGGTGCCGCCGGCGCCTCCCGCCGGTGACATCGTTATCTGCGGATTGGGTGCGGTCACCGGTGACACCGCCGATGCCGACGACTTCCGGCGCCGGGCCCTCGGCGCCGAGGCGGAGCCGTCGGCACTCGACCAGGTGCAGCTGGAGTTGGTCGGTCTCGGCTTTCCGCCCAGCGAACTCAAGGGCAGCCTGGCCCAGCAGACCACCGTGCTCGCCGCCTCCGCGCAGGCCTTGCGCGAGATCAGCACCGAAGGCGACCGCACCGGCGTGGTCATCGGCATGGGATGCGACGCGATGATCGGCCGGCAGCGTCTGCGGGTGCTGCACGCCGACGACGACGCGTGGCTGACCGCCAACGCCGCGTCGGCGCCGCAGCTCACCGCCGATGGTGTGGTCGGCACCATGCCCAACATCCCGGCCAACCGGATTCACGCCCAACGTGACTTCCGCGGTTTCGGTTTCACCGTGTCCAGCGAGGAACTGTCCGGGATCACCGCGCTGAAGGTCGCCGCCCGCGCGCTGCGCAGTGGTGAACTCGACACCGTCGTCGCCGGTGCCGTCGACCTGTGCCGCGAACCCGCCCATGAGCGGGCCGCCGATGCGGTCACCGGCGCGGCGGGACAGCACGGCGATGCCGCGGTCGTGTTCGTGCTCAAACGACGGGCAGACGCAGTGGCCGCGGGGGAGCCGATCCTGGCAGTCCTCGAGACCGATACCCCCGACACCGATACCCCCGGCGCCGAAACCCGGGATGCCGAAACCCGGGATGCCGAAACCCGGGATGCCGAATCGGCGGCGTTCGCCCACGACGGATTCACCCAAGCCCGGTTCGGACGCACCCACGCCGCGTCCGCGGCCGTCGAGATCGCCGCACAGGTGATGGCGCTCGGCTCGCGGGTGCGGGTGGAGGCCAGCGGCGCACAGCCCGCGCCGGGGCGGGACTCGGCGCAGGTGCGGGTCGCCGCGCTCGGCGGCCGCACCGACAGCATCGGTGTGCGCGTCGACGTCGACGCACCGGCACCGCTCGCGCGTGGACCGCTGCCGATCTCCGAGCGGTACGCCGCCGCGAGTCGGGCAGAACTGCTCGAGGCGTTGCGGCGGGCAGAGCCCGGTGGCGATGGGCCGGTGCGCTGCGCCGTCGTCGCCGACAACCCGGACACCCTCGCGGTGCTGCGCCGTGGGGCCGCCGACCAGCTGGCCCGGGGCGACGCCCCGGCAGGTCCCGGCATCCTGTTCGCCGAAGCACCCATCAGCGGCGAGATCGGTTTCGCCTTCACCGGTGCGGCCGCGGCCTATCCCGGTGCGGGCCGCGAGATGTTGCTGGCCTGGCCGGAGGTGGCCGAGGCGCTTGCCCATCGGTTCCCGGGCGGTGCCGACCTGGTTCCGCAGCTGCACGGCGACGACATCACCGGTCTGGACGCGTACTTCCAGCTGACCGGCTGCGCCGTCGTGTGCCAGACCCAGGCCGAGTTCTCCCGGACCGTGCTGGGGCTGCAACCGTCCGCCGCCATCGGTCTGTCCTCCGGTGAGACCAACTCGCTGATGGCGTTCGGGGTGTGGCGTGATCTGCAGCCGATGCTGGCCGAGATCGTCGAGTCGGGCATGTACGGCCAGCAGATCACCGGTGAGTGCCGGATCGCGGGAGAGGCATGGGGCAACGGCAGCACCCCCACCGACTGGGAGTGCTGGCGGATCAGTGCTCCGCGCGAGCAGATCGACGCCGCGCTCGCGGCCGAACCGCGCGCCTACATGACCATCGTGCAGGCGCCCGATGACTGCGTGATCGGCGGTGACCCGCAGGCCTGCAAGCGGGTGATCGAGGCGCTCGGCAACCCGCCCAACATGTACCTCGGTCTGGACATGGTGATCCACTGCGAGGCGATGACACCGTTCACCGACGTGTGGCACCGCATCCACTCGCGGGAGACGTTCGAGGCGCCGGGTATCCGGTTCTACAGCAACGGCCACGCCGGCGCGTACACCCCGACACGGGAGGCCGCCGCCGACGCCATCACCCGTCAGGCCCTCGAACCGATCGATTTCCCCGCGACCGTCCGGCAGGCCTACGACGACGGTGTCCGGGTGTTCATCGAACACGGCCCGCGCGGCACCCTGACCGCCGCGATCACCAAGATCCTGGGCGACCGGCCACATCTGGCGGTCGCGCTGGACGCGCAGGAACGACGCGGATTGCGTGCCCTGGCCGAAGCGGTGTCCAAACTGTGGGTGCACGGGGTCCCGGTGGCGCTGGAGGGTTTCGACAACCGCATCGCGGTGTTGCGCGACCAGCAGGACACCGATGCCGCGGCAGGCGCCCGCACCTTGAGCTTCGCCGGTCACTGGCCCGACATCGTCGACGGCGCGGCACCGAGCGCGGCACCCGCCCAGCGTCCGGCCACAGTGCCCGCCCGATCTTCGGTGGCACCGCCGCAGCACACCGCCATCAAGACGAAAGTGCTTGAACCAGTGACTGTTTCCCCAGCAACAGTTTTGTCAGCGCAGAATGAGAGTGCCCCGATGTCAGCACCCGACGCCGTCGGCGTTTCCGCCGTCGCCGCCGATACCACGCCCGCACAACATATGGCGCCGGCGCCGTCGTATCCGCCGGCGGTCACGTTGCCGCAGACCGTGGTCACCCAGACCGAGTACGTGAGTGTGCCCGGTGCCGCCGGTGCTCCGGCCGCCCCCGCGGCGGCCGTCGGCGATCAGACCGCGGCAGCCCTGGGCGTCGTCGAAGCGGTGAGCGGTGCGCAGAGCGCATTCGTCGAGCGGCAGGCGCAGGCGCATGCGGCGTTCCTGGAGACCCGTGCGGCGATGCTGGCGATGGTGGCCCGCCGCCGGGGCGAACTGCCCGGCCGGATCGTCGCCGGTGCGGTCGCCCCATCACCTGTGGTCACCGCACCTGCCGTCACCGCGCCCGCGCTGAACACCGCCGTCAGTGCACCCGCCCCCCAGGCGGTTCCGGCCCCCCAGTCGGTTCCGGCATCCCAGGCAGCTCCGGCGCCGGCTTCTCCCGCGCCAGCTGTCAAGGCACCTGCACCGCAGGCTCCGGCCGCACCCGCCCCGGCGGCGCCGGCTCCCGCCGCACCCGAGAAGGTACTGTTCACCCGCGCCCAGCTCGAAGTGCTTGCCGGCGGCAACATTTCGGAGGTCTTCGGCCCCGAGTTCGCCGAATACGACCAGTACGAGCGGCTCGTGCGGATGCCCGAACCGCCGCTGCTGTTCGCCGACCGCGTGATCAGCATCGACGGCGAACCGGGCACCATGAAGACCGGCACCATCGTCACCGAAACCGACGTCGACCCCGACGCCTGGTACATGCACAACGGACGCATGTCACCGGGTGTGGTCATCGAGTCGGGGCAGGCCGACCTGCTGCTCGCCTCGTGGCTCGGTGCCGACTTCACCAACCGCAGCGAACGCGTCTACCGGCTGCTGGGTTGCGATCTGACGTTCATGGGTGAACTGCCCAAGGGCGGGGAGACCCTGCACTACGTGATCCACATCGACGGTCACGCCAAGACCGGCGACACCCGGCTGTTCTTCTTCCATTACGACTGCTACATCGGTGACCGGCTGATGATCTCGGTCCGTAACGGTCAGGCCGGGTTCTTCTCCGACGCCGAGCTCGCCGACTCCGACGGTGTGCTGTGGGATGCCGCCGACGACGCCCCCCGCGAAGGGGCCCGCCGCGACACGCCGCCGCAGGTCACCACCAAGCGGTCGTTCTCCGCGGACGAGCTGACGGCCTACGTCGAGGGCCACGCCTACACCTGTTTCGGTGAGGGTTTCGAGCGGGCCGCCGCGCATTCGCGTACCCCGTCGCTGCCCAAGGGCCCGCTGCGGTTGTTCGATGAGATCGCAGAGTTCGATCCCGAGGGCGGCCCGTGGGGCCGTGGCTACCTGCGTGCCCGTGCGCACGTGCCGGCCGACTCGTGGTTCTACAACGGTCATTTCAAGAACGACCCGTGCATGCCGGGCACGCTGATGGCCGACGCCGCCACCCAGGCGCTCTCGTTCGCGATGGCCGCCTACGGTTTCACCATCGAGCACGACGGTTGGCGGTTCGAGCCGGTGCCCGACGAGATGAGCCGGTTCGTGTGCCGCGGTCAGGTGATCCCCGACGCCGATCACACCCTCGACTACGAGGTGTTCATCGAGGAGATCGTCGACGGACCCATCCCGACGGTGTACGCGGCGCTGCTGTGCCGCAGCGACGGTTTCAAGGTGTTCCATGCCCGGCGCTTCGGTATCCGGCTGGTCCCGGACTGGCCGATGCCGCCCGGCGCACCCGGCCCGGTGCACATCCTGGAAGGCACCACCGACGTGCGCGGTGACTACGGTGCGCTGCTCGCCTGCGGTCGCGGTATGCCCTCGGATGCGTTCGGCGAACTGTACAAGCCGTTCGACGGCACCCGTCGGGCGCCGCGCCTGCCGGATGAGCCGTACCACTTCGTCTCGCGCATCATCAGCGTCGACAGCCCGCCCGGGGTGCCCACCAAGGGCGGTACCTGCATCGCCGAATACGATGTGCCCGCCGATGCCTGGTACCTGGCCGACACCCATTCGGACGCGGTGCCGCTGTCGGTGCTGATCGAGATCCTGCTGCAGCCGTGTGGCTGGCTCTCCTCGTACAACGGGTTCGCCGCCAATCGTCCCGACGATGTGTTGTTCCGCAACCTCGACGGCAAGAACATCACTCAGCTGCGTCCGGCGAAGGTCGGCACCTTGCGGGTGTCGACGACGATGGAACGCTTCGCCGAGGGCGGCGGGTCGACGATCTGCTTCTTCGACGTCGTCTGCACCCAGAACGACGAAGTGGTCATGACGATGAACACCGCGTTCGGATTCTTCAAGCCGGAGGCGATGGAGAACCAGGTGGGTCTGAAGTCGCCGCAGTTCACCCTCGACGGGCTGAACGCGGAGGCCCCGGTGAACGTCGAGTATCTCGGCCCGGAGCTGTCCGGTGCGCCGTACCTGCATCAGGGCCGGTTGCAGGTTCTCGATCGCGTCAAGTTCTGGCCGGGTGCCGGTGAGGCCGGTCTGGGCCGCGCCGTCGCCATCTACGACGTGCATCCGGAGGCGTGGTTCTTCAAGGCGCACTTCTTCCAGGATCCGGTGCAGCCCGGCTCGCTGGGCCTGGAGGCGATGCAGCAGTGTGCCCGTGCCGCGGCCCGGCTCGCCGGTGTCGCCGACGGTGCCACGCACTTCGAGCAGGTCGCCCACGACCAGTCCTTCGACTGGAGTTTCCGCGGCCAGGTCACCCCGCTGGCCAAGCTGGCCCGCTCGGCCGTGGAAATCCTGTCGGTGGACACCGACGAACGCGGCACCCTCGTCGTGTTCAACGGCACCTTCTGGGTCGACGACCTGTGCATCTACGAAACCAAGAAGATGGGCGTCCGCGCCGTCCGCGCCTGA